A stretch of Ipomoea triloba cultivar NCNSP0323 chromosome 13, ASM357664v1 DNA encodes these proteins:
- the LOC116001737 gene encoding uncharacterized protein LOC116001737: MLSREPSCNNYLSRMLHVLRRRFRRLFSRLRLVMWRRPGPRVIIRRFGKLNPRRTRRSSAHSKPAVVPKSSSLSTAFARPIRLATFNAALFTLAPAVPKTEKSSIFAHDTQDCFNIDTLNSHPKSILKTSPLHPILNDTDDEEFDFPKLTKPKPRVSINLPENEISLAHNKIMNLNTASLGPVRSPICFPAMASWLNLDDGGLSVSRTILDVLKEVDADVLALQDVKAEEEKDMKPLSDLARALGMNYVFAESWAPEYGNAILSKWPIKKWRVQKICDDKDFRNVLKATIDVPKAGELNFYSTQLDHLDENWRMKQINAMIQSNDHPHILAGGLNSLDGSDYSAERWTDVVKYYEEIGKPTPKLEVMNFLKGKEYADAKHFAGECEPAVIIAKGQNVQGTCKYGTRVDYILGSQGLPYMFVPGSYSVVSSKGTSDHHIVKVEIMKVPNSGEKNNRKHKKLQQRVEKIATSCSPKGYWELSI; this comes from the exons ATGCTGTCTAGAGAGCCTTCATGCAACAATTACCTTTCCAGGATGTTGCATGTGCTGAGGAGGAGATTTCGTCGCCTTTTCTCGAGGCTCCGGTTGGTAATGTGGAGGCGCCCGGGGCCTCGAGTCATCATAAGGAGATTCGGGAAGCTGAACccgagaagaacaagaagatcCTCAGCTCATTCAAAGCCTGCAGTAGTGCCAAAATCCTCTTCTCTTTCGACCGCCTTTGCTAGGCCTATTCGCCTTGCAACGTTCAACGCTGCATTGTTCACCCTCGCCCCCGCTGTCCCAAAGACTGAGAAATCATCCATTTTTGCTCACGACACCCAAGACTGCTTCAACATAGACACCCTAAATAGTCACCCCAAGAGCATACTAAAAACATCCCCTCTGCACCCCATCCTAAATGACACTGATGATGAGGAGTTCGATTTCCCTAAACTCACAAAACCGAAGCCCCGAGTCTCCATAAACCTCCCCGAGAACGAGATATCGTTGGCACACAACAAGATCATGAACTTGAACACTGCTAGCCTGGGGCCTGTCAGGTCTCCCATATGCTTCCCTGCCATGGCTAGTTGGCTAAACCTCGACGACGGGGGCCTGAGTGTCAGCAGAACCATTCTTGATGTCCTCAAGGAAGTGGATGCTGATGTCTTGGCCTTACAAGATGTCAAGGCTGAAGAAGAGAAAGATATGAAGCCCTTATCTGACCTGGCTCGAGCCCTCGGGATGAATTATGTGTTTGCTGAGAGCTGGGCCCCTGAGTATGGGAATGCAATTCTGTCCAAATGGCCAATCAAGAAATGGAGAGTTCAGAAAATCTGTGATGATAAAGATTTCAG AAATGTGCTTAAGGCAACAATTGATGTGCCAAAAGCAGGAGAGCTGAATTTCTACAGCACTCAATTGGATCATCTTGATGAAAACTGGAGAATGAAGCAGATAAACGCGATGATCCAATCGAACGATCACCCCCATATTTTAGCAGGAGGACTCAACTCTCTTGATGGCTCAGATTACTCAGCAGAGAGATGGACAGATGTTGTGAAG TACTATGAGGAAATAGGGAAGCCAACACCAAAGCTTGAAGTGATGAACTTCTTGAAGGGGAAAGAGTATGCTGATGCAAAGCATTTTGCAGGGGAATGTGAGCCAGCAGTCATCATTGCCAAGGGTCAAA ATGTGCAGGGGACTTGCAAGTATGGGACTCGAGTTGATTACATCCTGGGATCACAAGGACTGCCCTACATGTTTGTCCCAGGATCATACTCTGTGGTTTCATCAAAGGGCACTTCTGATCACCACATAGTTAAGGTTGAGATAATGAAAGTACCAAACAGTGGTGAAAAAAACAACAGAAAACACAAGAAATTGCAGCAGAGAGTTGAAAAGATAGCCACTTCTTGTTCTCCTAAAGGATATTGGGAACTAAGCATTTAG
- the LOC116001529 gene encoding uncharacterized protein LOC116001529, whose amino-acid sequence MENEKKIESYVVVHNIAKRHNVGTLARSATAFGVSELILVGRRDFNAFGSHGSTSHVRFRHFHSLSDAKNFLKERDCDICGVEITENAMAVNQHPFKRSTAFLLGNEGTGLSAKECEICDFFVYIPQYGCGTASLNVTVAASIVLHHFGAWAEFPERSREGNKYVVAERPTKQGKRNYCMESAESIAEERKLKKENASNGFFDEIGKEESPSNLLDTLFAG is encoded by the exons ATGgaaaatgagaagaaaataGAGAGCTATGTGGTGGTGCACAACATAGCGAAGAGGCATAACGTGGGGACACTAGCTCGCAGCGCCACCGCCTTCGGCGTCTCTGAACTCATTCTAGTCGGCCGGCGTGACTTCAACGCCTTCGGCAGCCACGGCTCCACCTCTCACGTTCGCTTCCGCCACTTTCACTCGCTCTCTGACGCTAAAAACTTCCTCAAG GAGAGAGATTGTGACATATGTGGAGTGGAGATTACGGAAAATGCAATGGCTGTGAATCAGCACCCTTTCAAGAGGAGTACTGCTTTTCTCCTTGGTAATGAG GGAACAGGGCTTTCAGCTAAGGAATGTGAGATCTGTGACTTCTTTGTTTACATTCCGCAGTACGGGTGTGGAACTGCATCTCTGAATGTCACTGTGGCGGCTTCTATCGTTCTCCATCACTTCGGAG CTTGGGCCGAATTCCCTGAGAGATCTCGTGAAGGGAACAAATATGTCGTTGCTGAAAGACCAACGAAGCAGGGTAAGAGAAATTACTGCATGGAAAGCGCAGAATCTATTGCTGAAGAGCGAAAACTAAAAAAGGAAAACGCTTCAAACGGGTTCTTTGACGAGATTGGAAAAGAAGAATCTCCTTCCAACCTATTAGATACATTGTTTGCTGGCTAG
- the LOC116002311 gene encoding putative E3 ubiquitin-protein ligase RF298 isoform X1 translates to MASMVAKACSNNATQISALVTVSEKGSRNKRKFRADSPLCDPNKITSAPQNEFTSYKFSVDKFGIIPSFVGSNGCDTCSVKNDTSEVLKLDIGLSCAVGSSEAGPSRPREEPEVTEEFHDADWSDLIESQLEELILSNLDAIFRSAIKKIVACGYSEEIANKAVLRSGICYGCKDIVSNIVDNTLAFLRNGQEIDLSVEHYFDNLQQMEKYVLAELVCLLREVRPFFSTGDAMWCLLICDMNVSQACAMDSDPLSNSVLNGVLNHNPSAFVQPQLKTDGNNAESNTVIPCKPIPSVYCPSETPNVDSDGHRSQSGAPTAVGMQHAKPQSSFVLNGLITEKESSNSLFDTADKSFSAAATSHPSAADEKFVGNRKVSGTTRREYVLRQKSIHLEKHYKTYGSKGSRAGKVSGFGGLILDKKLKSVGCPAGLNIKNASLKFNKSAVAVSQDNVNHNCSTNSDTVFPSTSLFGSDTTNATSALLKPNIPSLLPPTNTLPAQPMADTELSLSLPAKCSSIQVPTCGYAVTNEKRLNQWAAQDKKDEMILKLVPRVQELQGQLQEWTEWANQKVMQAARRLSKDKAELKTLRQEKEEVERLRKEKQTLEENTMKKLTEMANALGKASGQVDRANAAVHRLEVENAVLRREMEAAKSHAAQSAVSCQEVSNRARKAQLKFQSWEKQKAVLQDEHAAEKRKLTQLQQELEQSKELQSQLEAKWKQEEKAKEELLTQAISLRKEREQIEASSKSKEDLIKLNAQSNLQKYKDDIEKLEKEISQLRLKTDSSKIAALKRGIDGSYASKLTDFRNPPVMKETHISYISRFMADFQHYPNSGGVRRERECVMCLSEEMSVVFLPCAHQVVCTTCNELHEKQGMKDCPSCRSPIQQRIGVHFARS, encoded by the exons ATGGCATCAATGGTTGCCAAGGCGTGTAGTAATAATGCCACTCAAATATCGGCACTTGTGACAGTTTCGGAAAAAGGAAGTAGGAATAAGAGGAAATTCAGGGCCGATTCACCTTTATGTGATCCGAATAAGATAACCTCTGCTCCTCAGAATGAATTCACAAGCTACAAATTTTCTGTGGATAAATTTGGAATAATCCCAAGTTTTGTGGGATCCAATGGGTGTGATACATGCAGTGTTAAAAATGATACTTCAGAAGTTTTGAAACTTGACATTGGATTGTCGTGTGCGGTAGGGTCATCAGAAGCTGGTCCAAGCCGGCCAAGAGAGGAACCTGAAGTCACTGAAGAGTTCCATGATGCTGACTGGAGTGATCTCATAGAATCTCAGCTAGAGGAGCTCATACTGAGTAATTTGGATGCAATTTTCAGGAGTGCAATCAAGAAAATAGTGGCTTGTGGTTATAGCGAAGAGATTGCAAATAAGGCTGTTCTGAGGTCTGGTATTTGCTATGGGTGTAAGGACATTGTGTCAAATATAGTGGACAATACTTTAGCATTTCTTAGGAATGGCCAAGAGATTGATCTATCTGTGGAGCATTATTTTGATAACTTGCAGCAGATGGAAAAGTATGTCTTGGCTGAGTTAGTTTGTCTTCTGCGAGAAGTTAGGCCGTTTTTCAGTACTGGTGATGCAATGTGGTGCTTGTTAATATGTGACATGAATGTGTCCCAAGCTTGTGCAATGGACAGTGATCCTTTGAGTAATTCGGTTTTGAATGGGGTGTTAAATCACAATCCCTCAGCTTTTGTGCAACCTCAGTTGAAAACAGACGGTAACAATGCTGAATCCAACACAGTTATTCCTTGTAAACCAATCCCTTCAGTTTATTGTCCATCTGAAACACCAAATGTAGATTCAGACGGGCATAGGTCTCAGTCGGGAGCACCCACAGCTGTAGGCATGCAACATGCAAAGCCCCAATCTTCCTTTGTTCTCAATGGACTTATCACAGAGAAAGAGTCTTCAAATTCTTTGTTTGACACTGCTGATAAGTCCTTCAGTGCAGCGGCAACATCCCATCCTTCTGCTGCAGATGAAAAGTTTGTGGGCAATAGAAAAGTTTCAGGAACCACTAGGAGGGAGTATGTACTCAGACAGAAGTCCATTCATCTGGAAAAACACTACAAAACTTATGGTTCTAAAGGGTCTAGAGCGGGAAAAGTCAGTGGTTTTGGTGGTTTAATTTTGGATAAGAAACTGAAGTCTGTGGGTTGCCCTGCTGGTTTGAATATAAAGAATGCCTCACTAAAGTTCAACAAGTCTGCAGTTGCTGTGTCTCAAGACAATGTAAACCATAATTGCTCTACAAATAGTGATACTGTATTTCCTTCAACATCGTTGTTTGGTTCAGACACAACTAATGCCACCTCTGCATTACTTAAACCAAATATCCCATCTTTGTTGCCACCTACCAATACCTTACCTGCGCAACCAATGGCGGATACGGAACTCTCCCTCTCATTGCCTGCCAAGTGCAGCTCCATCCAGGTGCCTACTTGTGGTTATGCTGTGACAAACGAAAAACGCCTTAATCAATGGGCTGCCCAGGACAAGAAAGATGAAATGATTCTAAAGCTGGTGCCCAGGGTTCAGGAATTGCAGGGTCAGCTCCAAGAGTGGACAGAGTGGGCAAATCAGAAGGTCATGCAAGCTGCTCGTAGATTGAGCAAAGACAAAGCTGAGCTTAAGACACTCAGGCAGGAGAAAGAAGAAGTTGAGAGGctcagaaaagaaaaacaaacttTGGAGGAAAACACTATGAAAAAACTGACAGAAATGGCGAATGCCTTGGGTAAGGCTAGTGGACAGGTAGATCGAGCTAATGCTGCTGTCCACAGGCTTGAAGTTGAGAATGCTGTGTTGAGGAGGGAGATGGAAGCAGCGAAGTCACATGCAGCACAGTCGGCTGTGAGTTGTCAAGAGGTATCAAATAGAGCCAGGAAGGCACAATTAAAGTTCCAGTCTTGGGAGAAGCAGAAAGCAGTGCTCCAGGATGAACATGCTGCTGAAAAGCGTAAGTTGACTCAGCTGCAACAGGAATTGGAGCAATCCAAAGAACTTCAAAGCCAACTGGAG GCTAAATGGAAGCAGgaagaaaaggcaaaagaagAACTACTTACACAGGCCATCTCTctaagaaaagagagagaacaGATTGAAGCTTCATCCAAATCCAAAGAAGATTTGATCAAACTGAACGCACAAAGCAACTTGCAGAAGTACAAAGATGATATCGAGAAGCTAGAAAAGGAGATATCCCAGTTGAGGCTGAAAACTGACTCATCAAAAATAGCCGCTCTTAAAAGAGGCATAGATGGAAGCTATGCAAGCAAGCTTACAGATTTCAGAAATCCTCCAGTGATGAAGGAAACCCATATATCTTATATCTCCAGGTTTATGGCAGATTTCCAACACTACCCCAACTCCGGTGGGGTGAGAAGAGAACGCGAGTGCGTCATGTGCTTGTCTGAGGAGATGTCTGTGGTTTTCCTTCCATGTGCCCATCAGGTGGTATGTACAACATGCAACGAGCTCCACGAGAAGCAGGGGATGAAAGATTGTCCTTCCTGTAGGAGTCCAATCCAGCAGCGTATTGGGGTACACTTCGCACGCTCCTAG
- the LOC116002311 gene encoding putative E3 ubiquitin-protein ligase RF298 isoform X2, which translates to MASMVAKACSNNATQISALVTVSEKGSRNKRKFRADSPLCDPNKITSAPQNEFTSYKFSVDKFGIIPSFVGSNGCDTCSVKNDTSEVLKLDIGLSCAVGSSEAGPSRPREEPEVTEEFHDADWSDLIESQLEELILSNLDAIFRSAIKKIVACGYSEEIANKAVLRSGICYGCKDIVSNIVDNTLAFLRNGQEIDLSVEHYFDNLQQMEKYVLAELVCLLREVRPFFSTGDAMWCLLICDMNVSQACAMDSDPLSNSVLNGVLNHNPSAFVQPQLKTDGNNAESNTVIPCKPIPSVYCPSETPNVDSDGHRSQSGAPTAVGMQHAKPQSSFVLNGLITEKESSNSLFDTADKSFSAAATSHPSAADEKFVGNRKVSGTTRREYVLRQKSIHLEKHYKTYGSKGSRAGKVSGFGGLILDKKLKSVGCPAGLNIKNASLKFNKSAVAVSQDNVNHNCSTNSDTVFPSTSLFGSDTTNATSALLKPNIPSLLPPTNTLPAQPMADTELSLSLPAKCSSIQVPTCGYAVTNEKRLNQWAAQDKKDEMILKLVPRVQELQGQLQEWTEWANQKVMQAARRLSKDKAELKTLRQEKEEVERLRKEKQTLEENTMKKLTEMANALGKASGQVDRANAAVHRLEVENAVLRREMEAAKSHAAQSAVSCQEVSNRARKAQLKFQSWEKQKAVLQDEHAAEKRKLTQLQQELEQSKELQSQLEDVLLRKYLFSLES; encoded by the exons ATGGCATCAATGGTTGCCAAGGCGTGTAGTAATAATGCCACTCAAATATCGGCACTTGTGACAGTTTCGGAAAAAGGAAGTAGGAATAAGAGGAAATTCAGGGCCGATTCACCTTTATGTGATCCGAATAAGATAACCTCTGCTCCTCAGAATGAATTCACAAGCTACAAATTTTCTGTGGATAAATTTGGAATAATCCCAAGTTTTGTGGGATCCAATGGGTGTGATACATGCAGTGTTAAAAATGATACTTCAGAAGTTTTGAAACTTGACATTGGATTGTCGTGTGCGGTAGGGTCATCAGAAGCTGGTCCAAGCCGGCCAAGAGAGGAACCTGAAGTCACTGAAGAGTTCCATGATGCTGACTGGAGTGATCTCATAGAATCTCAGCTAGAGGAGCTCATACTGAGTAATTTGGATGCAATTTTCAGGAGTGCAATCAAGAAAATAGTGGCTTGTGGTTATAGCGAAGAGATTGCAAATAAGGCTGTTCTGAGGTCTGGTATTTGCTATGGGTGTAAGGACATTGTGTCAAATATAGTGGACAATACTTTAGCATTTCTTAGGAATGGCCAAGAGATTGATCTATCTGTGGAGCATTATTTTGATAACTTGCAGCAGATGGAAAAGTATGTCTTGGCTGAGTTAGTTTGTCTTCTGCGAGAAGTTAGGCCGTTTTTCAGTACTGGTGATGCAATGTGGTGCTTGTTAATATGTGACATGAATGTGTCCCAAGCTTGTGCAATGGACAGTGATCCTTTGAGTAATTCGGTTTTGAATGGGGTGTTAAATCACAATCCCTCAGCTTTTGTGCAACCTCAGTTGAAAACAGACGGTAACAATGCTGAATCCAACACAGTTATTCCTTGTAAACCAATCCCTTCAGTTTATTGTCCATCTGAAACACCAAATGTAGATTCAGACGGGCATAGGTCTCAGTCGGGAGCACCCACAGCTGTAGGCATGCAACATGCAAAGCCCCAATCTTCCTTTGTTCTCAATGGACTTATCACAGAGAAAGAGTCTTCAAATTCTTTGTTTGACACTGCTGATAAGTCCTTCAGTGCAGCGGCAACATCCCATCCTTCTGCTGCAGATGAAAAGTTTGTGGGCAATAGAAAAGTTTCAGGAACCACTAGGAGGGAGTATGTACTCAGACAGAAGTCCATTCATCTGGAAAAACACTACAAAACTTATGGTTCTAAAGGGTCTAGAGCGGGAAAAGTCAGTGGTTTTGGTGGTTTAATTTTGGATAAGAAACTGAAGTCTGTGGGTTGCCCTGCTGGTTTGAATATAAAGAATGCCTCACTAAAGTTCAACAAGTCTGCAGTTGCTGTGTCTCAAGACAATGTAAACCATAATTGCTCTACAAATAGTGATACTGTATTTCCTTCAACATCGTTGTTTGGTTCAGACACAACTAATGCCACCTCTGCATTACTTAAACCAAATATCCCATCTTTGTTGCCACCTACCAATACCTTACCTGCGCAACCAATGGCGGATACGGAACTCTCCCTCTCATTGCCTGCCAAGTGCAGCTCCATCCAGGTGCCTACTTGTGGTTATGCTGTGACAAACGAAAAACGCCTTAATCAATGGGCTGCCCAGGACAAGAAAGATGAAATGATTCTAAAGCTGGTGCCCAGGGTTCAGGAATTGCAGGGTCAGCTCCAAGAGTGGACAGAGTGGGCAAATCAGAAGGTCATGCAAGCTGCTCGTAGATTGAGCAAAGACAAAGCTGAGCTTAAGACACTCAGGCAGGAGAAAGAAGAAGTTGAGAGGctcagaaaagaaaaacaaacttTGGAGGAAAACACTATGAAAAAACTGACAGAAATGGCGAATGCCTTGGGTAAGGCTAGTGGACAGGTAGATCGAGCTAATGCTGCTGTCCACAGGCTTGAAGTTGAGAATGCTGTGTTGAGGAGGGAGATGGAAGCAGCGAAGTCACATGCAGCACAGTCGGCTGTGAGTTGTCAAGAGGTATCAAATAGAGCCAGGAAGGCACAATTAAAGTTCCAGTCTTGGGAGAAGCAGAAAGCAGTGCTCCAGGATGAACATGCTGCTGAAAAGCGTAAGTTGACTCAGCTGCAACAGGAATTGGAGCAATCCAAAGAACTTCAAAGCCAACTGGAG GATGTCCTGCTGAGAAAGTATTTGTTCTCATTGGAAAGCTGA
- the LOC116002274 gene encoding uncharacterized protein LOC116002274, which translates to MAQQPSPNPSPPAPPLHQMDVDEDDDTVVDSAKMAQHPSPNPTPPAPPLHQIDADEDDDTVKQLQECSAVYLALQDCLVESNRNWKSCQQKVQALKACNEKRTNRKDLQKKVDPNWGNPIKLVKLLTW; encoded by the exons ATGGCCCAACAACCAAGCCCGAACCCGAGTCCGCCCGCGCCGCCTCTCCACCAGATGGATGTGGACGAAGACGACGATACCGTGGTTGATTCCGCGAAGATGGCCCAACATCCAAGCCCGAACCCGACTCCGCCCGCGCCGCCGCTCCACCAGATAGATGCGGACGAAGACGACGATACCGTGAAGCAACTCCAAGAGTGCTCTGCTGTTTACCTAGCCTTACAG GATTGCCTTGTTGAAAGCAACCGTAACTGGAAGTCTTGTCAacaga AAGTTCAAGCATTGAAGGCTTGCAATGAGAAGAGAACGAACAGGAAGG ATCTACAGAAGAAGGTTGATCCCAATTGGGGCAATCCAATCAAGTTGGTCaagttgttgacttggtaa